A stretch of Syntrophales bacterium DNA encodes these proteins:
- a CDS encoding PhoH family protein, with protein sequence MEFLKSQPEDNSVKKLSFPDNAAIKVLLGERDKNIKLIEGLESVKLHVRGNNVSISGDVIGVSIIEKLLVQLYSLIKKGYPVYNSDIDYAHRILSENSSINIEKIFLDTVFISANKRVISPKSIAQKLYIDSMRKYDMVFSIGPAGTGKTYLAMAMAVALLLEKKINRIVLTRPALEAGEKLGFLPGDLAEKVNPYLRPLYDALYDMVDFDRASTLINKGIIEVAPLAFMRGRTLNESFIILDEAQNTTPEQMKMFLTRMGFGSKVVITGDVTQTDLPPDKISGLIQVERILKKTENIKFVYFSEVDVARHSLVQDIIRAYNNLDRSKGEFK encoded by the coding sequence TTGGAATTTTTGAAATCACAGCCTGAAGACAACTCAGTTAAAAAGCTGAGTTTCCCGGATAATGCTGCAATTAAAGTACTGCTCGGGGAACGCGATAAAAACATAAAGCTAATAGAAGGATTAGAAAGTGTAAAACTTCACGTCAGAGGGAATAATGTCTCAATATCTGGAGATGTTATAGGAGTTAGTATAATTGAAAAACTCCTTGTTCAGCTTTACTCCCTCATCAAAAAAGGATACCCCGTATATAACTCCGATATCGACTATGCCCACAGAATACTTTCCGAAAACAGTTCAATAAACATTGAGAAAATCTTTTTAGATACTGTCTTCATATCAGCGAACAAAAGGGTTATTTCTCCTAAAAGTATTGCCCAGAAGCTTTACATTGACTCCATGAGAAAATATGACATGGTCTTCAGTATCGGTCCCGCGGGAACGGGTAAAACTTATTTAGCCATGGCCATGGCCGTTGCGCTACTTCTTGAAAAGAAGATTAACCGTATCGTACTGACAAGACCAGCGTTGGAGGCCGGTGAAAAACTCGGTTTTCTTCCGGGTGATCTTGCAGAAAAGGTGAATCCATATCTCAGGCCACTCTACGATGCGCTCTATGACATGGTGGATTTTGATAGGGCATCAACTCTGATAAATAAGGGAATAATAGAGGTCGCACCCCTTGCCTTCATGAGGGGAAGAACCCTGAATGAATCCTTTATAATTCTGGACGAGGCACAAAATACGACCCCGGAACAGATGAAGATGTTTTTGACCAGAATGGGTTTTGGCTCGAAGGTCGTGATAACCGGAGACGTAACTCAAACAGATCTTCCACCTGATAAGATATCGGGATTAATACAAGTTGAAAGAATTTTGAAAAAAACAGAAAATATTAAATTTGTTTACTTCTCGGAGGTTGATGTAGCCAGGCATTCTCTTGTCCAGGATATCATACGCGCTTATAACAACCTGGATCGAAGCAAAGGGGAATTCAAGTGA
- a CDS encoding HDIG domain-containing protein has protein sequence MKTLANELFTKVKKSAAQSGLMLRFTRNILLQRWVTVICMSLLLSLLLTPHIHFIHPTYKVASIATKNIRADRDFLVEDRASTEQKKMEAIENIKPVYDYDRDIPLALGMNIARAFTSMEEKYCEINEENSHENKQAILKKAKKEFEETLGTVLTVSEFNVLSKYNFSFDVCNDIVKLIYSTYNNNLISQGLPSKREKDTGIIVRNVKTQNEKEIKDLSSIFNIKEAGALLRKQSRIDLDNQKTGIEKVAVSLTKRLIRPNLTFNKNEIEKRKQIILDNVKHVYSKVQKNEMIIREGEKITPAALEKLEAFFKVQEGKRLVDYSAFLGMFLIIIILSITFYYMSKNRLTTLGKTNVDILFLGTTLILQILLIRAGIFTSESITRVFTFIPADAGFYAIPFTVGAMLITVHLSRSIATIFSVFSSYLATFLFNEKMAFFLFSFLGSVVAINYLVHCKQRTVFLKAGLLVGMINIIVITCLALLTGNTFSADTLIKLAMGIIGGVVSGIIVAGIAPLFESLFGYTTDIKLLELANLNQPVFQQMIIKAPGTYHHSIIVASMVEAAAEAIGVNSLLAKVGAYYHDIGKMKKSPYFIENQRNGENKHDKLSPKMSSLIIISHVKNGCELANKYKLGKPITDIIKEHHGTGLVSYFYEKAKKDSNSSIRSIPESDFRYSGPKPQTREAGLVLLGDVVEASSRMLTNPTPSRIRALVKERFAQVLADGQLDECKLTLSDLNGISESFIRILNGIFHQRIDYPQPVIKKNDKVRPFKKVSL, from the coding sequence ATGAAGACACTTGCGAACGAACTTTTCACAAAGGTAAAAAAAAGTGCAGCCCAAAGTGGGCTCATGCTCAGATTTACCAGAAACATTCTGCTTCAGAGATGGGTAACTGTAATCTGTATGAGCTTGCTTCTCTCTTTACTTCTCACACCCCATATTCATTTCATACATCCAACATATAAAGTCGCTTCTATTGCCACCAAAAACATAAGGGCTGACCGTGATTTCCTGGTTGAAGACAGAGCGTCAACCGAACAGAAAAAAATGGAGGCGATTGAAAACATAAAACCTGTCTATGACTATGACAGAGATATCCCTTTGGCTCTCGGAATGAATATAGCGAGGGCATTTACATCGATGGAAGAAAAATATTGCGAGATCAATGAAGAAAACTCTCATGAAAATAAACAGGCTATCTTAAAAAAAGCTAAAAAAGAATTCGAAGAAACATTGGGAACAGTTCTTACAGTCAGCGAATTTAATGTTCTCAGTAAGTACAATTTTTCATTCGACGTATGCAATGACATTGTGAAGCTGATCTACTCCACCTACAATAACAACTTGATAAGTCAGGGGCTCCCTTCAAAAAGGGAGAAAGATACCGGTATTATTGTCAGGAATGTAAAGACGCAAAACGAGAAAGAAATAAAGGATCTCTCTTCGATCTTCAATATAAAGGAAGCAGGGGCGCTACTGCGAAAACAGTCAAGGATAGACCTTGACAATCAAAAAACTGGAATTGAAAAAGTTGCTGTTTCATTAACAAAAAGGCTGATCCGGCCAAACCTCACCTTCAACAAAAATGAGATAGAAAAAAGAAAGCAGATCATTTTAGACAATGTGAAACATGTGTACTCCAAGGTACAGAAAAATGAGATGATTATTCGTGAAGGAGAAAAGATCACCCCTGCCGCCCTGGAGAAGCTTGAAGCCTTTTTCAAGGTACAGGAGGGGAAAAGGCTCGTAGATTACTCCGCGTTTCTGGGAATGTTCCTCATAATTATCATCCTCTCCATCACATTCTACTATATGTCTAAAAACCGGCTAACAACCCTTGGAAAAACCAACGTGGATATCTTATTTCTGGGAACCACGTTAATTCTCCAGATACTCCTAATAAGGGCAGGAATCTTCACGTCTGAATCGATAACCCGTGTTTTCACCTTCATTCCTGCCGACGCAGGTTTTTATGCCATACCTTTTACGGTGGGTGCCATGCTCATCACGGTTCATCTCAGCAGGAGCATTGCGACCATCTTTTCTGTTTTTTCTTCGTATCTTGCAACTTTTCTCTTTAATGAAAAGATGGCCTTCTTCCTCTTTTCCTTTCTTGGAAGTGTAGTAGCAATCAACTACCTGGTTCACTGCAAGCAGCGTACCGTATTTCTTAAAGCCGGCTTATTGGTGGGCATGATTAACATTATTGTTATTACATGCCTCGCTCTACTCACGGGCAACACATTCTCTGCGGATACACTTATAAAACTGGCCATGGGAATCATCGGTGGTGTAGTTTCAGGGATAATTGTAGCGGGAATTGCCCCGCTGTTTGAAAGCCTCTTCGGTTACACCACCGACATAAAGCTTCTTGAACTTGCCAACCTCAATCAACCTGTCTTTCAACAGATGATTATCAAGGCACCGGGAACGTATCACCACAGCATAATAGTGGCATCAATGGTAGAAGCCGCCGCCGAGGCCATTGGTGTAAACTCACTCTTAGCCAAGGTGGGCGCTTACTATCACGACATAGGTAAGATGAAAAAATCCCCTTACTTTATAGAAAATCAACGAAACGGGGAAAACAAACATGACAAACTCTCACCCAAAATGAGCAGCCTAATCATTATCTCACATGTCAAAAACGGATGTGAGCTGGCTAACAAATATAAGCTTGGAAAACCAATCACGGACATCATAAAGGAACATCATGGAACAGGTCTTGTCAGCTACTTTTATGAAAAGGCAAAGAAGGACAGTAACTCTTCCATCCGGTCAATACCGGAAAGTGATTTCAGATATTCCGGGCCAAAACCTCAAACAAGGGAAGCCGGGCTCGTTTTGCTTGGTGATGTAGTAGAAGCATCATCGCGTATGCTGACAAACCCGACACCCTCAAGAATAAGAGCTCTCGTTAAGGAAAGATTCGCACAGGTTCTTGCTGATGGACAGCTTGATGAATGCAAGCTTACGTTGTCTGATCTTAATGGAATTTCTGAGAGTTTCATCAGGATTCTAAACGGCATATTCCATCAGAGGATAGACTATCCCCAACCAGTAATCAAAAAAAATGACAAAGTGAGACCCTTTAAAAAAGTCTCACTTTAA
- the ybeY gene encoding rRNA maturation RNase YbeY — protein MAVLIKNSQKKIVIDFERVRQALHDILENLDCQDKEISFLFVDDDGIREINKKYLGRDYPTNVIAFSMTEGEFGDISPDMLGDVIISVETALKDARSANIEFEEELDFLVIHGILHLLGYDHETSEADAKRMKKKEEELFFALNNYLIE, from the coding sequence ATGGCAGTACTTATAAAAAACAGTCAAAAAAAAATAGTGATAGATTTTGAGCGAGTGCGCCAGGCCCTGCACGATATATTGGAAAATCTTGATTGTCAGGATAAAGAGATAAGCTTTCTTTTTGTCGATGACGACGGCATACGGGAAATCAATAAAAAATATCTGGGCAGAGATTACCCCACCAACGTCATCGCATTCTCCATGACTGAGGGTGAATTTGGTGACATTAGTCCCGATATGCTTGGTGATGTCATCATCTCGGTAGAAACAGCTTTAAAAGATGCAAGGAGCGCTAATATTGAATTTGAGGAAGAGCTGGATTTTCTCGTGATTCACGGTATTCTTCATCTTCTCGGGTATGATCACGAGACATCCGAGGCAGACGCAAAGCGGATGAAAAAGAAAGAAGAGGAACTGTTCTTCGCGTTGAATAATTATCTGATTGAGTAA
- a CDS encoding LysM peptidoglycan-binding domain-containing protein has translation MSRLKILLPIILLVLCSCSHPMHTIYKSSTQDVPRSSSPDVAVSEEQSATDVAVKKSPPEQKSKNHKQETMDEAIDLLGQSQDFWEKGDLENALKSLDKAYDLILDVDGDLDISRQKDDLRFMISKRILEIYASMHTVATGNQSEIPLPINDDIKKEIKLFQTSERKFFIMSYQRSGLYRQIILDYLKEAGLPEELSWLPLVESGFKVKALSRARALGLWQFIPSTGYKFGLKRDSFVDERMDVVKSTKAAIAYLKELHGIFGDWMTVLAAYNCGEGRVLKAISRQHVNYLDNFWDLYRQLPYETARYVPRFLATLHIIKDPDKYGIDLSDNLEKPLCYKLVETSKCMRLQDIALCLNIPKETLTSLNPELRYNLTPDRKYDLKVPPEVAERFALVANEIPESTVPRPAFVKHRVKPGESISVIADKYKSSVRAIVAYNRLKSSHKIREGQHLRIPARGYGYIQPKSEERLRIKSISKRPLPGKVVKYKVKRGDSLWLMARHFDTTISEIKGVNNLRSNRLSVGQIIKIKSRTATGIYTVRRGDSLDRIARRHNISLNSLLGMNSLSLTERIYPGQIIIVER, from the coding sequence ATGTCGCGATTAAAAATATTGTTACCAATTATTCTACTTGTTTTGTGCTCCTGTTCCCATCCGATGCATACAATTTACAAATCATCCACGCAGGATGTTCCCCGGAGTTCTTCTCCTGATGTAGCTGTTAGTGAAGAACAATCGGCAACTGATGTAGCGGTTAAGAAAAGTCCGCCCGAGCAAAAAAGCAAAAATCATAAGCAGGAAACTATGGATGAAGCAATTGATCTGCTCGGTCAGTCGCAGGATTTCTGGGAAAAAGGAGATCTTGAAAATGCCCTGAAGTCGCTCGATAAGGCGTATGATCTCATATTGGATGTTGACGGGGATCTGGATATTTCAAGGCAGAAAGATGATCTCCGTTTCATGATATCGAAACGTATCCTGGAGATTTATGCCTCAATGCACACCGTCGCAACGGGAAATCAAAGTGAAATACCACTCCCTATAAATGATGATATTAAAAAGGAAATTAAGCTTTTTCAGACTTCAGAGCGGAAATTTTTTATCATGTCTTATCAGCGTTCCGGCCTCTACCGTCAAATCATCCTGGATTATTTGAAAGAGGCTGGATTACCCGAAGAACTCTCCTGGCTGCCGCTGGTTGAGAGTGGATTCAAAGTCAAGGCACTTTCAAGGGCCCGTGCCCTCGGACTGTGGCAATTCATTCCCTCGACAGGGTATAAATTCGGTCTCAAACGTGACAGCTTCGTCGATGAACGGATGGATGTGGTAAAATCAACAAAAGCAGCCATTGCATATCTTAAAGAGCTACATGGAATATTTGGTGACTGGATGACCGTGCTTGCTGCTTACAATTGTGGTGAAGGAAGGGTTCTAAAAGCCATATCAAGACAGCATGTTAATTATTTGGATAATTTCTGGGATCTTTACCGACAGCTGCCTTATGAAACTGCACGGTATGTTCCCCGTTTCCTGGCAACGCTTCATATCATTAAGGATCCGGACAAATATGGGATAGATCTGAGTGATAATTTAGAAAAACCGCTCTGTTATAAACTGGTTGAGACGAGCAAGTGTATGCGATTGCAGGACATTGCCCTGTGCCTCAATATTCCAAAAGAGACATTAACGTCGCTCAATCCGGAACTCAGGTATAATCTTACACCTGACAGAAAATATGATTTGAAAGTTCCTCCCGAAGTAGCAGAACGGTTTGCACTTGTCGCCAATGAAATCCCTGAATCGACAGTTCCCCGTCCGGCCTTTGTGAAGCACAGGGTAAAACCCGGAGAGTCCATTTCTGTTATTGCGGATAAGTATAAGAGTTCTGTGCGGGCTATTGTCGCCTATAACCGTTTGAAAAGCAGCCATAAAATCAGGGAGGGACAGCATCTGAGAATTCCGGCCCGCGGTTACGGCTATATCCAGCCGAAATCAGAGGAACGTCTCAGGATTAAGAGTATTAGCAAGAGACCTTTACCCGGTAAAGTCGTTAAATACAAGGTGAAACGAGGGGATTCTCTGTGGCTTATGGCAAGACATTTCGATACGACCATCTCCGAGATAAAAGGGGTTAATAATCTTCGCAGCAACAGGCTTAGTGTCGGTCAGATAATCAAAATTAAGAGTCGTACTGCAACCGGGATCTATACGGTTCGCAGGGGAGACAGTCTTGACAGGATTGCCAGGAGACATAATATCAGTTTAAATTCACTTTTAGGAATGAACAGTCTCAGTCTTACTGAGAGAATTTATCCCGGCCAGATCATAATTGTGGAAAGGTAA
- the prfB gene encoding peptide chain release factor 2 (programmed frameshift), with translation MIEELSGIIKDLKNRVDILRGCLDVAGKEVEIKKLEKHSSGEDFWSDPEKAKEILKKKTKLEAVVENLKRYESTIEDLGIFFEMACEENDEETLKEIKEDLDKLEARVKDEELKIMLGSEQDPLNAIMSIHAGAGGTEAQDWAEILLRMYLRWAERRGFSTNIVDFQPGDEAGIKSVTMTLEGDYAYGYARAEVGIHRLVRISPFDAGGRRHTSFASVFVCPEVNDEIIVEINENDLRIDTYRSTGAGGQHVNKTDSAVRITHIPTGVVVQCQNERSQHKNRAMAMKVLKSRLYELKREEQDEKLNEISKSKKEIAWGSQIRSYILHPYKMIKDHRTNVEVGNVNSVLDGNIDVFIDAYLMS, from the exons ATGATCGAAGAGTTGTCTGGGATTATAAAAGATTTAAAAAATAGAGTCGATATCCTTAGAGGTTGTCTT GACGTTGCCGGCAAAGAGGTGGAAATAAAAAAGCTCGAAAAGCATTCTTCAGGTGAAGATTTCTGGAGCGATCCTGAGAAGGCTAAAGAAATATTGAAGAAAAAGACAAAGCTGGAAGCCGTGGTAGAGAACCTGAAGCGGTACGAGAGTACCATCGAAGATTTGGGAATTTTTTTTGAAATGGCTTGTGAAGAGAATGACGAGGAAACACTGAAGGAAATTAAGGAGGATCTTGACAAACTTGAGGCGAGAGTAAAAGATGAAGAATTGAAGATCATGCTCGGAAGTGAGCAGGATCCGTTGAACGCTATAATGTCAATCCATGCCGGTGCCGGTGGTACTGAAGCACAGGACTGGGCTGAAATACTTTTACGGATGTATCTTAGATGGGCTGAGAGGAGAGGATTCTCCACAAATATCGTTGACTTCCAGCCGGGTGATGAGGCAGGCATAAAGAGTGTTACTATGACCCTGGAGGGGGACTATGCTTATGGATATGCGAGGGCAGAGGTCGGGATACACAGGCTCGTACGGATATCACCGTTTGATGCAGGTGGAAGGAGGCATACCTCTTTTGCATCTGTCTTTGTGTGTCCGGAAGTGAATGATGAAATAATCGTAGAAATTAACGAAAACGACTTGAGAATAGACACATACAGATCTACCGGGGCTGGGGGACAACACGTTAATAAGACTGACTCCGCCGTCAGAATTACCCATATACCCACAGGAGTTGTTGTCCAGTGTCAGAATGAAAGATCCCAGCATAAAAACAGGGCTATGGCGATGAAGGTTTTGAAATCAAGACTTTACGAGCTTAAACGCGAGGAGCAGGACGAAAAATTGAATGAGATAAGCAAGTCAAAAAAAGAAATTGCCTGGGGAAGCCAGATACGCTCCTACATACTTCATCCCTATAAAATGATTAAGGATCACAGGACAAATGTAGAGGTAGGTAATGTCAACAGTGTCCTGGATGGGAATATAGATGTTTTTATAGATGCCTATCTTATGAGTTAA
- the lnt gene encoding apolipoprotein N-acyltransferase, whose amino-acid sequence MPDNRVLTPVNLALSIASGILLFLSFPKFGLGIFVWFSLIPLLYALRGKTPSEGFILGLIAGLVYNIGIIYWIAFVVVRYGYLPFYLGVSVMLLLAVCLSMYVSLFSAGVVFFGRRGIPEIVSAPLLWTCLEYGKSHLFTGFPWENLAYSQYLNTFLIQIVDVTGIYGISFVVVFINCVFYDLIFNRNDKRKVLFEVLIGSVLVALILCYGMLRVVDLKETLKGVKSSKVALIQGNIDQSIKWDVKYQRKTLDIYRDLSFGALQSKPELIIWPETATPFFFQDIDDKHMDVLDVAKKSNAYLLFGSPGFEKKEGSTYYFNSAYMISPEGSVTGKYDKVHLVPYGEYVPFSSLFSFLGKLVPGVGDFRSGKGFHPLLMDEKKIGVLICFESIFPEISREYGRSGVSLLVNITNDAWFGMTSAPYQNLSMTVFRAIENRVSIARAANTGISAIIGPTGEIILKTELFKRTVLTGTVQFFDRETFYSRYGDLFTYFCFLLLFLLFISSLLRRREENDRRVVWDYKRFKK is encoded by the coding sequence ATGCCTGATAACAGGGTCCTGACGCCCGTTAATTTAGCTCTATCTATAGCTTCAGGAATCCTCCTCTTTCTTTCCTTTCCTAAGTTTGGGCTGGGGATTTTTGTCTGGTTTTCGCTTATACCCCTTTTATATGCTCTCAGGGGGAAAACCCCTTCAGAAGGTTTTATACTTGGCCTTATTGCAGGTCTTGTATACAATATCGGCATAATCTACTGGATCGCCTTTGTGGTCGTAAGGTATGGTTATCTTCCTTTTTACCTTGGCGTTTCTGTCATGCTGCTCCTTGCGGTCTGTTTGAGCATGTATGTTTCCCTTTTTTCTGCCGGGGTGGTTTTCTTTGGAAGAAGAGGGATACCAGAGATAGTCTCGGCGCCATTGTTGTGGACATGTCTTGAATATGGTAAATCACACCTTTTTACGGGATTTCCATGGGAAAACCTTGCCTATTCTCAGTATCTTAACACCTTTCTGATTCAGATTGTCGATGTAACTGGCATATACGGGATATCTTTTGTGGTGGTTTTCATAAATTGTGTGTTTTATGACTTGATATTTAACCGTAATGATAAAAGAAAAGTTTTATTTGAAGTATTGATTGGAAGTGTTCTGGTCGCGCTCATTTTATGTTATGGTATGTTACGTGTCGTTGACTTGAAAGAGACCTTAAAGGGTGTTAAATCGAGTAAAGTTGCACTTATTCAGGGGAATATTGATCAGAGCATAAAGTGGGATGTGAAGTATCAAAGGAAGACTCTGGATATATACAGAGATTTGTCCTTTGGGGCGCTACAATCAAAACCGGAATTGATTATCTGGCCTGAGACTGCCACCCCCTTTTTTTTCCAAGACATAGATGATAAACACATGGATGTCCTGGACGTTGCAAAAAAGTCAAATGCTTATCTCCTCTTCGGGAGCCCTGGTTTTGAAAAGAAAGAGGGCAGTACATACTATTTTAATAGTGCCTATATGATATCGCCGGAAGGTAGCGTTACCGGAAAATATGATAAGGTCCATCTGGTTCCTTATGGTGAATATGTGCCATTTAGCTCTTTGTTTTCCTTTCTGGGGAAATTGGTGCCTGGTGTAGGGGACTTTCGTTCAGGCAAGGGATTTCATCCTCTTTTAATGGATGAAAAGAAGATAGGTGTCCTTATATGTTTTGAAAGTATATTTCCTGAAATCAGCAGGGAGTATGGGAGAAGCGGGGTATCGCTGCTCGTAAATATAACGAACGATGCCTGGTTTGGCATGACATCAGCTCCCTATCAGAACCTTTCAATGACCGTGTTCAGGGCGATTGAAAACCGGGTCTCTATTGCAAGGGCGGCCAATACAGGGATAAGCGCCATAATAGGACCAACAGGGGAGATCATTTTGAAGACGGAATTGTTCAAAAGAACGGTACTGACGGGAACTGTACAGTTTTTTGACCGTGAGACCTTTTATTCAAGGTATGGTGATTTATTTACCTATTTTTGCTTTTTATTATTATTTTTGTTATTTATCAGTTCACTTTTGAGGAGGAGAGAAGAAAATGATCGAAGAGTTGTCTGGGATTATAAAAGATTTAAAAAATAG
- a CDS encoding hemolysin family protein encodes MLKKDHSHLEKEIQSIIDEGEEKGLIDQRSGEMIQSILDFRDTLVREVMIPRTEMIAISNDAAIEEILDLIMKHGHTRVPVYSGSVDNIIGILNVKDLLKFWSRQVSEVDVLSNLRKPYYIPETKNIHFLLHELQQRKYHMAIVIDEYGGTSGLVTLEDLIEEIVGEIHDEHDVKEKEITELPDGYVLVDSRVEIEEVEEYFGMEIPAGKFETLGGLILHIIEKIPVAGEVVYHDGFEMIIESADERSIKKVKIKKVKEDGKKVGSKE; translated from the coding sequence TTGCTCAAGAAAGATCACTCGCATCTGGAGAAAGAAATACAATCTATCATCGATGAGGGCGAGGAGAAGGGTCTGATAGACCAGCGGTCTGGCGAAATGATACAGAGTATCCTTGATTTTAGAGATACCCTTGTTCGCGAGGTCATGATTCCGAGGACGGAGATGATTGCGATAAGCAATGATGCCGCAATAGAGGAAATTCTTGATCTTATTATGAAGCATGGTCATACAAGGGTGCCTGTCTATAGCGGCAGTGTGGATAATATTATCGGAATATTGAATGTAAAGGACCTTTTGAAATTCTGGTCGCGACAGGTTTCCGAAGTAGATGTTCTTTCAAACCTGAGGAAGCCTTACTATATACCTGAAACAAAAAACATACACTTTCTTCTCCATGAACTGCAGCAGAGAAAGTATCACATGGCTATCGTTATTGATGAGTATGGAGGGACATCCGGTCTCGTTACCCTGGAAGATTTGATAGAGGAGATTGTCGGGGAAATTCATGACGAACATGATGTAAAAGAGAAAGAAATAACCGAACTTCCAGATGGTTACGTACTTGTAGACAGCAGAGTAGAGATTGAAGAGGTTGAAGAATATTTTGGCATGGAGATTCCGGCAGGAAAGTTTGAGACCCTGGGCGGATTGATCTTACATATAATCGAAAAGATTCCAGTTGCTGGAGAGGTTGTTTATCATGATGGTTTTGAGATGATAATCGAATCGGCTGATGAGAGAAGCATAAAGAAGGTAAAGATAAAGAAGGTAAAGGAAGACGGTAAAAAAGTAGGCAGTAAGGAGTAA
- a CDS encoding glyceraldehyde 3-phosphate dehydrogenase NAD-binding domain-containing protein, with product MSKVDLFAEKKPILGINGLGRIGKLTLWHHIERKYFKEIVVNHGRDIGQGLHAVAQMIEKDSTYGLMHTFLYGINAKPIIKIIDEKQGKLLIDGIPVTILRKARNPKDISWRDYGVDVVAECTGNFRDPTLKPNDEKGTIRGHSLGGAKVIINSSAFRIKNKALSMPEDAVTLIYGINHQVFNPKKHTIISAASCTTTALAHMIKPLLENEKTNSMLTASMSTIHAVTNSQKVLDSVPEAGAEDLRKNRSILDNIILTSTNAAEALAQVIPEVSKIGFMADSVRIPIKTESLIILNMTFQSRMGKDGKISLIDTETINEIYKKAYESDPERLLVYSEEQNVSSDVSGIDASVVIEGQFNHSRIAFFSVDLSHIPDLSPEFLKSFPLKKMDIPVVHAKIFGWYDNEYGSYTNRMGDLTVYVHKALK from the coding sequence ATGAGTAAAGTCGATTTATTCGCCGAGAAAAAGCCAATCCTGGGCATTAACGGCCTTGGAAGAATTGGCAAGCTGACTTTATGGCATCATATCGAGAGAAAATATTTCAAGGAAATTGTTGTCAATCATGGAAGAGATATTGGACAGGGGTTACATGCCGTCGCACAGATGATAGAGAAAGACTCAACCTATGGGTTAATGCATACATTCTTATACGGGATAAATGCAAAACCCATAATCAAAATTATCGATGAGAAACAGGGCAAACTACTAATTGACGGAATTCCTGTGACCATCTTACGAAAAGCGAGAAATCCCAAAGATATTTCCTGGCGCGATTACGGAGTCGATGTCGTAGCAGAATGTACGGGTAATTTTAGAGATCCAACGCTAAAGCCGAATGACGAAAAAGGAACAATAAGGGGCCATTCTTTAGGCGGGGCAAAAGTTATAATCAATTCATCCGCCTTCAGGATTAAAAACAAAGCGCTGTCTATGCCGGAAGATGCTGTTACGTTGATCTATGGTATTAATCATCAAGTATTCAACCCGAAGAAACACACCATTATTTCAGCTGCATCATGTACAACCACAGCACTTGCACACATGATAAAACCTCTTTTGGAAAATGAAAAAACCAACTCTATGCTTACTGCTTCAATGTCAACCATCCACGCTGTGACAAACTCACAAAAGGTGTTGGACAGTGTACCTGAGGCCGGAGCAGAAGACTTAAGAAAAAACAGAAGCATTTTAGATAATATTATTTTAACCTCAACGAATGCAGCTGAGGCCCTGGCCCAAGTCATTCCCGAAGTTAGCAAGATCGGCTTTATGGCAGATTCGGTCCGGATTCCTATCAAAACAGAATCTTTGATAATTTTAAACATGACTTTCCAAAGCCGAATGGGAAAGGATGGGAAAATCAGTTTGATTGATACCGAAACAATCAATGAAATATACAAAAAGGCATACGAAAGTGATCCTGAACGACTTCTGGTTTATTCAGAAGAACAAAATGTGTCAAGTGATGTTTCCGGAATAGATGCTTCCGTAGTCATTGAAGGACAATTCAATCATAGCAGAATTGCCTTTTTCAGTGTTGACCTTTCTCACATTCCAGATCTGTCTCCGGAATTTCTGAAATCTTTTCCTCTGAAAAAAATGGACATTCCTGTTGTTCATGCAAAAATATTTGGCTGGTATGATAATGAATATGGCAGCTACACAAATAGAATGGGGGATTTAACAGTTTACGTACACAAAGCGTTAAAATAG